A single window of Salvia splendens isolate huo1 chromosome 8, SspV2, whole genome shotgun sequence DNA harbors:
- the LOC121743086 gene encoding OVARIAN TUMOR DOMAIN-containing deubiquitinating enzyme 12-like has protein sequence MITYDQDPDVIRWGLELFDGDPYSNFGYCGSISQHNTDCYPGQYLKGYQYEADCNYAGDQNLNVDSLHEQLSQEHQTSFCSQDWFPHSLGNYNYVVDGYNGQHEEETVLGIPASCCSPGDELYCEEEWSSSLELMDEHAFDGEVGKRLNQMVSIPHIPKINGEIPSVDEATLDHQRLLDRLQVYELVEFKVQGDGNCQFRALSDQFYRTPEHHKFVREQIVNQLRSLPEIYEGYVPMAYDQYLIKMKKNGEWGDHVTLQAAADSYGIKIFVITSFKDTCYIEILPNIQKSERVIFLSFWSEVHYNSIYPAGDCPRFRTKKKKKRWQAAQHEHVESPEDYN, from the exons ATGATCACATACGACCAAGATCCGGATGTTATTCGCTGGGGACTTGAGCTCTTTGATGGCGATCCTTATTCTAATTTTGGATATTGTGGTTCCATCTCCCAACATAATACGGATTGCTATCCGGGGCAATATTTGAAAGGGTATCAGTATGAGGCAGACTGCAATTATGCAGGAGACCAGAACCTTAATGTAGACAGCCTTCACGAACAACTATCACAGGAGCACCAAACTTCGTTTTGTTCACAGGATTGGTTCCCGCATTCGTTGGGGAACTACAACTATGTTGTCGACG GATATAATGGTCAACATGAAGAAGAAACTGTTTTGGGAATTCCGGCTTCGTGTTGTAGCCCTGGAGATGAATTGTACTGCGAAGAAGAGTGGTCGAGTTCACTAGAACTAATGGATGAGCATGCTTTTGATGGTGAAGTAGGCAAAAGATTGAACCAGATGGTCTCTATTCCT CACATTCCAAAAATTAACGGTGAAATACCCTCAGTAGATGAAGCAACTTTAGATCATCAAAGGCTTCTGGACAG ATTACAGGTCTATGAACTGGTCGAATTCAAGGTTCAAGGAGATGGTAACTGCCAG TTCCGAGCTCTGTCAGACCAATTTTATCGTACTCCTGAGCATCACAAATTTGTCCGGGAGCAGATTGTAAACCAG CTTAGGTCTCTCCCAGAGATCTACGAGGGATATGTGCCCATGGCTTATGACCAATATCTGATAAAGATGAAAAA GAATGGGGAGTGGGGAGATCATGTCACGTTGCAAGCTGCTGCAGATTCC TATGGTATAAAGATATTTGTCATAACGTCGTTCAAGGATACCTGTTACATTGAGATTCTCCCGAACATTCAAAAGTCAGAAAGAG TTATTTTCCTTAGCTTCTGGTCCGAGGTTCATTACAACTCGATATATCCTGCCGGAG ATTGCCCCAGGTTTcggacgaagaagaagaagaagaggtggCAGGCTGCTCAACACGAGCACGTTGAGTCACCAGAAGACTATAACTGA